In the genome of Burkholderia sp. PAMC 26561, the window AAACGTCACGCCCATCAAAAATAGCTCGATGGTCAGGAACAGCGCGACTGCGAACGTGTTGCCGCTGCCAAGCAAGGGCGCCATGGTGAACCCGGAAAGGATCGCGGCAATGCAACCAACGATCAGGACCGGCCGACGGCCGAATTTGTCGCTTGCGAGCGCCGAAAGCGGCGTGGCGATCGCCATGAAGATCACCGCGAAGCACAACAGGCCCAGGAATTTCTCGCGCGTGAAATGCAGCGTCGAGACGCCGTACGACAGCGAGAAAACCGTCGAGATGTAGAAGAGCGTGTAGCAGACGATCATCGCAATGGCGCCAAGCAGCGTCGGCCCGAGATAGCGGCTGAGCAGCGTGGCAACAGGCATGCGCACGCGTTCGTGCTTTTCCATGGCCGCGCGAAACGCCGGCGTTTCCGCGATTTTCAGGCGCACGTAGAGTCCAAGCCCCACCAGCACGGCGCTGACAATGAACGGCACGCGCCAGCCCCAACTGCGGAATTGTTCGTCGGTGAGAGACAGCGCCAGGCCGAAGAACAAGCCGTTCGATGCCAGGAACCCCACCGACGGCCCCAATTGCGGGAACATCCCGAACCAGCCGCGTTTGTTTTGCGGGGCGTATTCGGTCGCGAGCAGCGCCGCACCGCCCCATTCGCCGCCGAGGCCAATGCCTTGCCCGAAACGCAGGATGCACAGCAGCACGGGCGCGAGGCTGCCAATGGACGCATATCCCGGCACGAAGCCGATCAGCGTCGTGGAAACGCCCATCACCAGTAGCGATGCAACCAGCGTCGATTTTCGTCCGATCCGGTCGCCGAAATGGCCGAACACGAACGAACCGATTGGGCGCGCGATAAACGCAATGCCGAACGTGACGAACGCCGACAACGCCTGCGCGGCGGGCGAACTATGCGGAAAAAAGACCGGGCCGATCACGAGCGCGGCGGCGGTAGCGTAGACGTAGAAGTCGTAAAACTCGATCGCCGTACCTATAAAACTCGCGAAAATGACGCGGGAACTGCTCA includes:
- a CDS encoding MFS transporter — translated: MSSSRVIFASFIGTAIEFYDFYVYATAAALVIGPVFFPHSSPAAQALSAFVTFGIAFIARPIGSFVFGHFGDRIGRKSTLVASLLVMGVSTTLIGFVPGYASIGSLAPVLLCILRFGQGIGLGGEWGGAALLATEYAPQNKRGWFGMFPQLGPSVGFLASNGLFFGLALSLTDEQFRSWGWRVPFIVSAVLVGLGLYVRLKIAETPAFRAAMEKHERVRMPVATLLSRYLGPTLLGAIAMIVCYTLFYISTVFSLSYGVSTLHFTREKFLGLLCFAVIFMAIATPLSALASDKFGRRPVLIVGCIAAILSGFTMAPLLGSGNTFAVALFLTIELFLMGVTFAPMGALLPELFPTNVRYTGAGVAYNLGGILGASVAPYIAQLLANRGGLTWVGGYVSAAAALSLIGVLCMRETRGIKL